GGGGAGAGTCAGTGATTATCGGAGTCGCTGGCGCGGGCCAGGAAATCAGTACTCGACCGTTCCAGCTCGTGACCGGCCGCGTTTGGCGTGGCTCGGCTTTCGGCGGTGTAAAAGGCCGCAGTGAATTGCCCACTTATGTCGAGAAGGCCCAGGCCGGCGAAATCCCGCTCAGCACCTTCATAACCCACACGATGGAGCTTGAAGACATTAATAAGGCCTTCGAGTTGATGCATGCAGGCAAGAGCATTCGTACCGTTATCCACTTCGATCGCTGATTGACTCGTCCAGGCGTTGAGTATTAGACGTCTCGCGCACGAACAACCCGAAATGTCCGACATCTTGTTTCAATAAGGAGAGCATCAAAATGAGTATCTTCACACACGTCACCGTTGGTACCAACGATCTGCATAAGGCCCGCATTTTTTACGACAATGTGCTCGGCGCACTCGGCCAGAAACGTATTGCTGATCTGGAAGAAAATGGATCGATTTGGGGTGAGGATGCCCCGTCGTTTTTTGTACTAAAACCGGCAAACGGCGCTCCTGCGAGCGTCGGCAACGGTGTAACTATCAGCTTTGAAGCACCGAGTCGCGCCGCAATTGATGCCTTCCACGCTGTTGCGCTGGCCTGTGGCGGCACCGACGAAGGTGCCCCGGGGGTACGGGGCTGGGCTCCTGACGCTTATGCCGCCTATGCCCGAGATTTAGACGGTAACAAACTAGCCGCGTACTGCTTCAAGCCGGCCTAAACTTTATTCGAGCTGGGCATTGACTCTCATGTGACTCTGCCCATTTCTAAAAGCGGCGATTCAATGACTATGTTTTAGCGCTCGTATGACAGGAACCCGATCGTTAGCTGTTCGCAACGATCGGCTGCTTTCGGCCAAAGAACGGTCGTTCGCAGGCTAGGGGGAAGATGCCGAATGGGAGGGTATCAATGGGCGCAGGGGAGCGGGGTGAACTTGAAGAGCGGCCCTGCGGCAATCCAGGGCGATCGCGTTGCATGCTTGTGAAACCTATGTGGCAGGCGTATCAGTCTCTGACCACTACAAGGTCATTTCAAGTGCCGGAGTAAGGCGCATAAAAAACCGATGCCGGCTCAGGCATCGGTTTTTTATGCTTGCGGCAAAAGGCGAGGCATATCGCCTTAACGGGCAGGCATTTGCCGCACAAGACGCCTTCCATCTTAGGCTGTGTCTATTTATTGGCTATAGACCGTTTTGCCACGAAACACAGTCTGCATGACTTGGGTGTCGGCGATTTGTTCAGGTTTATTCTGTTGGACCAAGTCGAACAGGTTTCGATCCAGGACAATAAAGTCGGCTGACTTGCCCGGCTCAATCGAACCGATGATTTTCTCCTGACGTACAGCCCGGGCGCCATTGATTGTGTAGGCATCCAGCATCTGCTCTAGCGTAGCGCTCTGCTTGGCGTTGTAGGCGGGCTTCCCCGGGAGGGCGCGAGTGATACCTGCTGCGATGTTCATGAAGGGCCGTGGATCGCGAGAGTCGACAGGCGCATCGCTGCCCGCCACCAGTACGGCGCCGGCTTTAGCTGTGCTACCTACCGGGTAGACGGCTCCCCAGGTGTAACTTTTTGGGTTGTAGAGCACGTCGTTGATGTCCTGGCCCTTTTTACTTTGCTCAAGGAACGGGGTGATCAGCATGTCATATTCAGGTTGCTCGTTGATCCAGGCGTAGGTGTAAGTGAGATAAACACCCAGTTCGCCGAGCCGTTTTTGGTCGTCCGGGTGGACCATTTGCAAGTGGGCAATGGTGTGCGGAATAGGGTGATCGCCATTGCGCTGACGAGCTGCTTCCAGTGCATCAATCGCAACGCGGGTGGCGCGATCGCCAACGCTGTGGACATGGATGCTGAAGCCGTCCGCATCGAGTGCAGTGGCGTAATTCTTGAAGTCTTCAGCCTTGTAATTGACGATGCCGTTTTTCTTCGAGTCGTCACTGTTCTTTGTGACCGTGACGATGCCAGTCTCTTCGTTCTGTTTGAGGTGTGGTGTCTGATAGTTGTGCAGCATGCCGGCGTTGGGTGAGAACGGTGGTTTGCTGAAGGGGTCACCTTCGAGCACGCCATCGGCAAAGATTTTCACCGCATCCGCTTTGATCAGCGGGTTGTTGGCAAATGCGGCACGCACTTCTTGAGCCTTTTTCAGGTGTCCGGCTATATCTACCTTGCCTTTGTAGTCGTCAGCAATGAAGCAGGTGGCGGCAGTTACCCTCATGTTCAGCAAGTCCTGCTCTTGCATTTTCACAAACTGTTCGCGGATAAAATCGTTAGAGCAGGCATCTTGAATACTAGTGATGCCGCTTTGCGCCATGACGCGTGCGACTTTCGGCAGAATGGCACCATAAATGGCTTCGCCGCGTGGATCGCCCACCTCTTGGGCAAACATGTCGAAGTTACCTACTGGAATTTTTTCCTTGGCCGCGTCACGAACCACACCGCTGTCCAAGCTAACGTAGGGTGCCAGGTCGGCAAATACTCCCCCTTTGCTCAGGGTCTTGGCATTGAAGCCAACGGTATTGCCGTTATCGTCTTGAGCCATGCTCAAGGCTTTCGAGTTGTAGGCACTGGCGTGGCCATCTACGCCGGAAAGGATGATCGGATGGCCATCAGCGACCGCGTCCAGCGTTTGGCGGATGGTTTTGTAGGTGCCGGCGGGTTCATTGTTTTCATAGGGAACCCATTGGTCTATTTTCAGCCAGGCACCGGGTTCACTGGCATAGCGAGGCAAGCATTCCTTCACTTTGTTGGCCAGTTGCTCAAGATTCACACTCTTGCCTTCGAGGTCGCATGCATCCAGCGGGACGGTGCCTAGTGCGTGAATGTGATTGTCGTGCAGCCCTGGCAAAACCATCTTGCCGCCAAGGTCCACCACCCGATAGCCCTGACTGATAAAGCCTTCTGCACCTTCCCGGTTACCGGAGTAGACAAATTTGTCATTCGAAACGGCGATGGCTTCGACCTTGCGGCGCTGGGCATCCTGAGTATAAATCTGGCCGTTGACGTACACCGTGTTGCTGTTGTTGTCGACGGCTGATGCTTGACTGCATCCAGCGAGAGCAGAGAGCAAAACGAGGGAGGAAGGCGTCAGGTGTTGTTTTGATTTAAGCCGCATAAAATCTCCGATTAAATTACAGCAATTGCTGTAATTTAAATTTTTACCAGCGTTCTTTCCAGGCGTCAATTGCTACGGTTTGACTCTGCCGGACAAGTCGATGTGAAATGCGTACCAATGAAAGCTAAGGGGCTGGGCACGGGATGATTCCGCAAGACTTGAAAATGCGCCGAGAGCCGCGCCAGCAAAGGACCCTTGAAATCATCAAGAAGATCGAGCAAGCGACGCTGGAATTACTCAAGGAGGGTGGTATTACCATGCTCAACACCAATGCCATTGCGGAGCGCTCCGGCATCGACATCAGTTCGCTCTATCGTTTTTTTCCGAACAAAGAGGCGATTGTTTATCGCCTTGGAAAGCAATGGCTGGATGCTATCCGCGGTCGGGAAAAGGTAATTTTCGAGGGTGAGTCAGGCCTGATTGAAACCTGGAGCGCGCTGGATGACATGATCGACTTGGTCGAGCAGGAGTTTTCCGGCTATGGCGCGCTTTGGCAGGCCATGGATGTGATTCCGGCGTTGCGTGAGCTGGAAGTCGAGCATGAAGCTTTTCAGCTCGACTGTATGCTGAAGTTGCTGAGAAAGCATGGTTGCCAGTGGCCCCAGAGTGAGCTCACAGAGCTGGTGCGGTACGTGTACCGCACGTGGGATGTGGTCAAACAAGTCTGTATCGAACAAGGTGCAGCGCGTGGGCTGATGTGGCGGGCGCATCAGAAATGGCAGTCTCGGCTGCTTTTGTCAGCGGTTAACACACTTAGTGCGGCTGAATTCGAGCACGAGTTATTAGTGTGATTACTCACCCTGGTGTTGATGATGAGCCTTGCTGAAGTGGGGATAGAAAAATGTGCGCATTTATCAATGCTTCAGCCGAGTACAGCGGCCAGACCGATCAGCCGCACATTTTGGCGAAGCTGCATAAGCAACAGGTTCTCGCTTATCTTGAAAAGATCTGCACCGATGCAAAGTTTAAGCAGCCTTTTTTGGCCGATATCAACCCGTTACGAGGGGCAGCTCCCACCAAAGTGCGGTCGTTGGTGGCAGGTGCTACGAACTTGCCTGTCGGCGCCGAGCATAGAGTATTGAACCTCCCACTCCCGTTGTTCCTCTCGTTTGCAGTTCAAACGTATCCGGATAGCCCTTGATCAACTCACTGAGCTTCTTATAACCATGGGTGCGAGGGTCGAATTCGGGTCTCAATTTGCTGATGTTGGTGCCCAGTGCACCCAAGTGAGCCCAGCCGTCCTCGTCGGCAATGTCATCGAGGATCTTTGCGATGAAACTTACGGGGGCCTTGGGCAGCCTTTTAACCATAGGCGTACTGGCGACTTTGACGGGCTCGACTTCTGCGGATGGCTCGGGATCGGGTCGATCATGTCCGTTATTCGCAGCAACAAGCACCTCACTGCGCAACAATTCGGTATAGATGAACTTGTCACAGGCCGAGACGAACGGTCTAGGGGTTTTCTCTTCACCAAACCCGTAGACGGTCAAACCCTCTTCTCGTAATCGCGAAGCGAGGCGGGTGAAGTCACTGTCGCTCGAAACCAGGCAGAAGCCGTCGAAGCGCCGGGTGTACAACAGGTCCATTGCGTCGATGATCAAGGCGCTGTCTGTAGCGTTCTTGCCTTTGGTGTACGCGAACTGTTGGATAGGCTGAATCGAGTGCTCGAGTAGCACCTTTTTCCATCCGCCCAACTGAGGACCGGTCCAGTCGCCATAGATCCGCTTGACGTTGGCGACACCGTACTTGGCGATTTCTTCGAATAAGCCTCCGATAATGGCTGCTGGTGCATTGTCGGCGTCGATTAACACTGCCAAGTGTTTTTGCGTAGGGGCAGGTGCGTGGATGGCCATGGGTCGTCCTTAAGTTGATGGTTTCAACATACCGTTAAATCACGGATGAACATAGGATCCGCCGCTTCACCCGTTATATTTCACCGACAATACCGGCCGATTTCTGCCAGTCACGACAGGCAGAAATAGGCCAAAAGGATCCAGTCTAAGGCGTCCAGGAAATCAGGGGCGATTAATGTAGGCATGGGCTTTACCTCAGAATAGCGCCGCCCTCCGTGACCGGATACGGCAGTGAGATGGTGGCAATTTGCAGTTAGATGGAGTATTTATTTTGCTCCGGCACCGGGTCGGATCAAGGAGCAGATTAATGAACAGGCAAGCCTATTTTTTGGAGGCCGAACGTCTTTCTGATGATTTTGCAGCTAGGGCCAAGGCAGTCGACGACTATATGAATACTGCCCCCGACCTGGCAGACGACGAAGCCTATAAAAAGCTTTGCGACCTGCAGAGTGAGGCGAGTGCTGCAGCTGGGCGCTGGTCTTCACACTGTGAAAATAATCGTAGCCATATCCGATCCGTTTAATCGTCGCGACAGACTCGCAGCGACTCGCGTTGCCAAGCCAACTCAAGTTTCCGCGACACGTTTTCAGGTATCACGCAGTCGTGTCGCGGCGGAGTAAGAAATTGCTCTTGGCCAGCAGCGCTTTGCAAGTCGTCTCAATGACATCGGTCAGAAGCTCGGCCATGTAAACGCCTTCCACAGGTATCTCCTGCAAGCCCAGTCAGGCTTTTGCCAAGGTGGTAGCCTAAAGTTTGGCCCCCACGCGAGAAGCTTTAAGCAAGCATTCGCGAAAATCCAGAACTGCGTTGTCGATGTAGGGCTCATCGCGCCAACAGACACCGATGCAGCCTTCAGCGTCCATTTCAAAATCCAGAGCTTTGACCAGGCCGCGATGAGTGAAATGCTTTGCGACCCGGCCAGAGGCCACTGAGAGCATATCGCTGGTTTGTAACAGCCACAGGTTGGCCATCAGTGATGATGACTCGATCTGACAAGGTAAGGGCTTGAGCCCCGCATTGCTCAAGGCTGAGTCGAGTCGCTGGCGAATGGGCGTACTCTCAGGCCAGAGTATCCACTTGAAAGCCTGAAGATCATCCCAGGTAAGGTCCGATTTCAAGGTCAATGGATGCCCCGGGCGGGCTATGACCTGAATAGGTTCGCGAAACAACATCTCGCTGTTCAGCGTCTCGCGCGGCTGATAGCTGTCTAAATGCCCGACGACCAGGTCCAGTTGACCACGCTCCAACCTTTCGAGCAGTACGTTCATGGTGCTCTCTTGTAGAGAGATATGTGCCCGAGGGTGCATGGCCAAAAAATGAGCGATGGCATCGGGTACCAGGCTGGGCGCCGATGCAGGCGATGTACCGATGGCAATGTTCGGTGCGCTGCCTTCATTGAGCGCATCCATATTGCTCTGGGCCCGCTCCATCTCGCTCAGGATGCGTCGCACGTGGTTGATCAGCAAGTCTCCCTGGGCCGTTGGGCGCAACCCGCGAGCATGGCGCTCGAACAGTATGGTACCGGCATCTTCCTCCAAGTCTTTGAGCCATTTTGACAGCCCTGGCTGTGTCGTATTGGCGATACGGGCGGCGTCGCTGACGCTGCCGGTTTCGGCGAGGCTGATCAGCAGTTGCAGGTGTCGCAGGCGCAAACGGGTTGTCCAGGTCATGGTGCTCATATACGTAAAAAAGTATGGATGCATCGGAAAATATCATTATTCGCTTAAGGCTGGCAGGTTTTTAATGGGCCAACGCCGGTGGTAGCTGCATGCCAGCGCAACCTGCTTGCCGTGGTCAGCTTGACCTACCCTTTGCCTGGAGCCCTTCAATGAGCTACGTATTCGAGCCTCAAGCCCCTGTGACCTTGGAGGTCGTTGGTAGTGAGCAAAAATTTCCGGTACGCCGCGTTTATTGCGTAGGCCGTAACTATGCCGCTCACGCCCGTGAAATGGGCTTCGATCCTGACCGTGAACCACCATTTTTCTTTTGCAAACCTGCCGACGCGGTGATTCCGGTCGCCTATTTCCAGCCACTGGAACTGTCTTATCCGGCCGAAACCAGCAACTACCACTACGAAATCGAGCTCGTTGTAGCCATTGGTAAGGCGGGTCGGGATATTTCGCTGGAGCAGGCGAATGACTATGTCTATGGCTATGCCGTTGGCCTGGACATGACCCGCCGTGACTTGCAGATGAAAATGCGCGAAATGGGCCGCCCGTGGGAAATCGGCAAGGCATTCGATGCCTCGGCGCCGATCGGCCCTGTGCACCCGGCCAGCCAAATTGGTCACCCAAGCAAGGCTGGACTGTGGCTGCAGGTGAACGGCACGGACAAGCAGCGCAGTGATATTGACAAGTTAATCTGGTCGGTACCGGAAACCATCAGCTACCTCTCGCGCTTCTTCGAACTGCAGCCTGGCGACTTGATTATGACCGGCACACCTGAAGGTGTGGGCCCAGTGGTGGTCGGCGAGCGCATGACCGGTGGCGTTGAAGGGTTGGGCGAGATACAGGTCGACATCGTTTAACACGTTCCGGGGTCGGCTCCACGCCGTCGGCCCCGGATTGAAGTACCAATACGTGGCCCGCACTGCGCTGGCCCGGAGGGTTCACTCATGTCTTCCACTGATAAAAATAACAGTGTGGATGTACAAGACTTCATCGACAGCAGACCGGTCAGCCGCTACCAGTGGATGATTCTGGGTTTGTGTTTTTTAGTGACGGCAATTGATGGCCTGGACACTGCCGCCGTCGGGTTCATCGCCCCCGCCTTGCGCGACGAGTGGGGTTTGACGCCTGCGCAACTCAATCCGGTGCTCGGCGCTTCACTGCTGGGTCTGATGCTCGGTGCTTTCATCGCCGGTCCGCTGGCTGACCGTTTCGGTCGCAAAACCATCTTGCTGGTTTCCGTTTTATTCTTCGGCGGTTGGAGCCTTGCTTCCTGTGCCTCACAAGATGTCTTCAGCCTGACCATCATGCGTTTCCTGACCGGACTTGGCTTGGGTGGCGCCATGCCCAATGCGATCACCCTGACGTCCGAATACTGCCCGCAACGCCGTCGCTCGTTGATGGTCACCACCATGTTTTGCGGCTTCACCCTGGGATCAGCACTCGGAGGGGTTGTCGCCGCTCAGATGGTGCCGGCGTTCGGTTGGCGCAGCGTGCTGTTTCTCGGCGGTGTATTACCCCTGTTGTGCCTTCCATTTCTCTACGTGTTTTTGCCTGAGTCGGTGCGCTTTCTGGTACAGCGCTCGGCGCCTGCTGCACGGATCAGCGCTATTTTGCAGCGACTTTCGGGGCAACCGCTGCCGAGTAATGTCAGTTTTGACATTCACGATGGCATCGGTGAATCGAGCCCGCGTCAGTCGCCTATCCGCCAGATTCTAAGTGGCAGCCATCGTGCAGGCACCCTGCTGTTGTGGAGCTCATTTTTCATGAGCCTGCTGATCATCTACATGATGACCAGTTGGTTACCGATCCTGGTCAAGGACACAGGCCTGTCACTCAGCCAGGCGGCGCGGGTCAGCGCCATGTTTCAGGTCGGCGGGACCCTGGGGGCCATTTTCCTGGGCGGGGCCATGGATCGCTTCAACCCATTCCGGGTATTGGTCTGCGCCTACATCGCGGGCGCTTTCTCCCTGATGCTCATCGCTCTGTTCCATGATCAATTCACCCTGTTGGTTCTCGGGGTTTTCAGCATGGGCTTTTGCATCAGCGGCTCTCAGGTTGGGGCTAATGCGCTGGCGGCCGGCTTCTACCCGACCGCAATGCGCGCCACCGGAGTCAGTTGGGCTCACGGTGTGGGCCGCATCGGCGCAGTGCTTGGCACCCTTGGCGGTGGCTGGATGTTAGGCATGGGCATGGGCTTTAGCGGCGTCTTCACCCTCCTGATGGTTCCCGCTGTGCTGGCCAGCGCCGCGATTTTCCTGATGAGCCTGCGCTACAGCCGATCTCAGGCGCAGCCGTCACTCGCCGTTCATTGATACACCACAGGAAACATGACCATGAAGCTCTACAGTTTCTTCAATAGCTCCACCTCCTACCGGGTGCGCATCGCGCTCGCACTGAAGGGGCTACCTTACGACTACCAAGGCATCAACCTGCGTGAGGGCCAGCAGTGCAGTCCTGCTCATCGCGAGCTGAGCCCGATTGGCGGGGTACCGGTGCTTGAAACTGACGGTGCCGTGTTGACTCAATCTCTGGCCATCATCGACTACCTCGAGACTCTGCACCCCGAGCCGCGTCTGATCCCGATTGATGCCCTGCATCGTGCCCGTGTGCTGGAAATCGCCAACCTGATTGGCTGCGATATCCATCCGCTGAACAACGTACGAGTGCTCAATTACCTGCAGAAGGTTTTGGCGATCACTGCCGAGCAAAAGTCAGCCTGGTACAAGCACTGGATCGCCGAAGGCCTGAGTGCTGTTGAAGCGTTACTGCAACGTAATGACAGCGGTAACTACTGCGTGGGTGACAAACCAGGTCTGGCTGAGTGCTGCCTGGTGCCTCAGGTGGCAAATGCCGAGCGTATGGGCTGCGACTTGTCCGGTTACCCGCGGATCATGGCCGTCTATCGCCATTGCCTGGAACTGCCAGCCTTCGAGGCCGCAGCACCTGCACGTCAACCTGATTTCATTTTATGACTGATCCGCAGGCTTCGCTGTCCATGTTTGAAGCCTGCGCTGCAACATACTGGAGACTCGAATAATGACTGCACAAAACCAAGAACAGTCGATTATTGTCGTTGGCGGGGGCATTGGCGGCCTCGCTGCTGCACAGGCGTTGACTCAGCAAGGTATCGCTGTATTGCTGCTGGAACAGGCTGATCATATTGGCGAGATCGGCGCAGGCATCCAGCTGGGACCGAATGCTTATGCAGCGCTAGACGCGCTGGGCGCGGGGCCTGCGGCCCGCAGTCGCTCGGTGTTCACCGATCATCTGATCATGATGGATGCAGTCGATGCCCACGAAGTCGCTCGCATCGAGGTCGGCCAAGCGTTTCGCGAGCGCTTCGGCAACCCCTATGGTGTGATCCACCGTGCAGACATTCACCTGTCGATCCTGGAGGCAGTACAAAACAATCCGCTGATCCAGTTCAAGACTTCGGTCTGCATTAAAAGCCTTGAGCAGGACGCCGATGGCGTAACCCTGGTCGACCAAAATGGCAACGTCTACCACGCCGATGCGGTGATCGGCTGCGACGGCGTTCGCTCCGTGGTGCGCGATGCCTTGCATGGCGAGTTGCCGCGCGTGACCGGGCATGTGGTGTATCGCGCAGTCGTGGATGAAAAAGACATGCCAGAGGACTTGCGCGTCAACGCCCCAATGCTCTGGGCAGGCCCGCGTTGTCACTTGGTGCATTACCCGTTGCGCGGTGGCAAGCAATACAACCTGGTGGTTACTTTCCATAGCAATCAACAGGAAGAGTGGGGTGTTACCGAGGGCAGCAAGGAAGAAGTACTTAGCTACTTCGAGGGTATTCATCCGCGCCCACGCCAGATGCTTGATCGGCCGACTTCATGGCGCCGCTGGGCCACGGCAGATCGCGAACCCGTGGACAAATGGAGCGAAGGCCGAGTCACAATTCTTGGCGACGCGGCTCACCCGATGACTCAATATCTGGCTCAGGGGGCGTGCAGTGCACTGGAGGACGCCGTAGTACTGGGGCAGGCGATCAAACACTGCAATTTTGACTTGGCGCAAGCCTTCCACTTGTATGAAACCATCCGCATTCCGCGCA
This genomic stretch from Pseudomonas deceptionensis harbors:
- a CDS encoding NYN domain-containing protein, yielding MAIHAPAPTQKHLAVLIDADNAPAAIIGGLFEEIAKYGVANVKRIYGDWTGPQLGGWKKVLLEHSIQPIQQFAYTKGKNATDSALIIDAMDLLYTRRFDGFCLVSSDSDFTRLASRLREEGLTVYGFGEEKTPRPFVSACDKFIYTELLRSEVLVAANNGHDRPDPEPSAEVEPVKVASTPMVKRLPKAPVSFIAKILDDIADEDGWAHLGALGTNISKLRPEFDPRTHGYKKLSELIKGYPDTFELQTRGTTGVGGSILYARRRQASS
- a CDS encoding 3-hydroxybenzoate 6-monooxygenase; amino-acid sequence: MTAQNQEQSIIVVGGGIGGLAAAQALTQQGIAVLLLEQADHIGEIGAGIQLGPNAYAALDALGAGPAARSRSVFTDHLIMMDAVDAHEVARIEVGQAFRERFGNPYGVIHRADIHLSILEAVQNNPLIQFKTSVCIKSLEQDADGVTLVDQNGNVYHADAVIGCDGVRSVVRDALHGELPRVTGHVVYRAVVDEKDMPEDLRVNAPMLWAGPRCHLVHYPLRGGKQYNLVVTFHSNQQEEWGVTEGSKEEVLSYFEGIHPRPRQMLDRPTSWRRWATADREPVDKWSEGRVTILGDAAHPMTQYLAQGACSALEDAVVLGQAIKHCNFDLAQAFHLYETIRIPRTARILWSAREMGRLYHAKGVERQVRNQLWDGRTQEQFYDSLQWLYGWSLNNCMKH
- a CDS encoding LysR family transcriptional regulator, with protein sequence MTWTTRLRLRHLQLLISLAETGSVSDAARIANTTQPGLSKWLKDLEEDAGTILFERHARGLRPTAQGDLLINHVRRILSEMERAQSNMDALNEGSAPNIAIGTSPASAPSLVPDAIAHFLAMHPRAHISLQESTMNVLLERLERGQLDLVVGHLDSYQPRETLNSEMLFREPIQVIARPGHPLTLKSDLTWDDLQAFKWILWPESTPIRQRLDSALSNAGLKPLPCQIESSSLMANLWLLQTSDMLSVASGRVAKHFTHRGLVKALDFEMDAEGCIGVCWRDEPYIDNAVLDFRECLLKASRVGAKL
- a CDS encoding VOC family protein, which translates into the protein MSIFTHVTVGTNDLHKARIFYDNVLGALGQKRIADLEENGSIWGEDAPSFFVLKPANGAPASVGNGVTISFEAPSRAAIDAFHAVALACGGTDEGAPGVRGWAPDAYAAYARDLDGNKLAAYCFKPA
- a CDS encoding fumarylacetoacetate hydrolase family protein, whose amino-acid sequence is MSYVFEPQAPVTLEVVGSEQKFPVRRVYCVGRNYAAHAREMGFDPDREPPFFFCKPADAVIPVAYFQPLELSYPAETSNYHYEIELVVAIGKAGRDISLEQANDYVYGYAVGLDMTRRDLQMKMREMGRPWEIGKAFDASAPIGPVHPASQIGHPSKAGLWLQVNGTDKQRSDIDKLIWSVPETISYLSRFFELQPGDLIMTGTPEGVGPVVVGERMTGGVEGLGEIQVDIV
- a CDS encoding TetR/AcrR family transcriptional regulator, which translates into the protein MIPQDLKMRREPRQQRTLEIIKKIEQATLELLKEGGITMLNTNAIAERSGIDISSLYRFFPNKEAIVYRLGKQWLDAIRGREKVIFEGESGLIETWSALDDMIDLVEQEFSGYGALWQAMDVIPALRELEVEHEAFQLDCMLKLLRKHGCQWPQSELTELVRYVYRTWDVVKQVCIEQGAARGLMWRAHQKWQSRLLLSAVNTLSAAEFEHELLV
- a CDS encoding MFS transporter yields the protein MSSTDKNNSVDVQDFIDSRPVSRYQWMILGLCFLVTAIDGLDTAAVGFIAPALRDEWGLTPAQLNPVLGASLLGLMLGAFIAGPLADRFGRKTILLVSVLFFGGWSLASCASQDVFSLTIMRFLTGLGLGGAMPNAITLTSEYCPQRRRSLMVTTMFCGFTLGSALGGVVAAQMVPAFGWRSVLFLGGVLPLLCLPFLYVFLPESVRFLVQRSAPAARISAILQRLSGQPLPSNVSFDIHDGIGESSPRQSPIRQILSGSHRAGTLLLWSSFFMSLLIIYMMTSWLPILVKDTGLSLSQAARVSAMFQVGGTLGAIFLGGAMDRFNPFRVLVCAYIAGAFSLMLIALFHDQFTLLVLGVFSMGFCISGSQVGANALAAGFYPTAMRATGVSWAHGVGRIGAVLGTLGGGWMLGMGMGFSGVFTLLMVPAVLASAAIFLMSLRYSRSQAQPSLAVH
- the maiA gene encoding maleylacetoacetate isomerase — protein: MKLYSFFNSSTSYRVRIALALKGLPYDYQGINLREGQQCSPAHRELSPIGGVPVLETDGAVLTQSLAIIDYLETLHPEPRLIPIDALHRARVLEIANLIGCDIHPLNNVRVLNYLQKVLAITAEQKSAWYKHWIAEGLSAVEALLQRNDSGNYCVGDKPGLAECCLVPQVANAERMGCDLSGYPRIMAVYRHCLELPAFEAAAPARQPDFIL
- a CDS encoding amidohydrolase; amino-acid sequence: MTPGKNAGKNLNYSNCCNLIGDFMRLKSKQHLTPSSLVLLSALAGCSQASAVDNNSNTVYVNGQIYTQDAQRRKVEAIAVSNDKFVYSGNREGAEGFISQGYRVVDLGGKMVLPGLHDNHIHALGTVPLDACDLEGKSVNLEQLANKVKECLPRYASEPGAWLKIDQWVPYENNEPAGTYKTIRQTLDAVADGHPIILSGVDGHASAYNSKALSMAQDDNGNTVGFNAKTLSKGGVFADLAPYVSLDSGVVRDAAKEKIPVGNFDMFAQEVGDPRGEAIYGAILPKVARVMAQSGITSIQDACSNDFIREQFVKMQEQDLLNMRVTAATCFIADDYKGKVDIAGHLKKAQEVRAAFANNPLIKADAVKIFADGVLEGDPFSKPPFSPNAGMLHNYQTPHLKQNEETGIVTVTKNSDDSKKNGIVNYKAEDFKNYATALDADGFSIHVHSVGDRATRVAIDALEAARQRNGDHPIPHTIAHLQMVHPDDQKRLGELGVYLTYTYAWINEQPEYDMLITPFLEQSKKGQDINDVLYNPKSYTWGAVYPVGSTAKAGAVLVAGSDAPVDSRDPRPFMNIAAGITRALPGKPAYNAKQSATLEQMLDAYTINGARAVRQEKIIGSIEPGKSADFIVLDRNLFDLVQQNKPEQIADTQVMQTVFRGKTVYSQ